The genomic stretch ATGGTAGTTGTAGTGCATGGATGATGCGTACTGTGGATGTGTGCCATGTGCTATAATTGATGCTCCAGAGGTCCCGTGCCTTGTTTTATCCATCAAGCAGGCTATGCGATTTTTCTATTATGCATCCTACGTGAGGACTGCTCCTTTGGCAGATGCACCTCATTTTGCCTCATTCCACAGTTTCTGTAATTTAGGAAATTGGTGGACGACCTTGACCATCTTTACATTTCACATattcttccattcttttctcttttgttctcTGAATGACAATATGGATGCCAGGAAATGAGTGAGGATCCCACTCAAATTTGTGCATATGCATtgcattctttattttcttttaataataatcCTAACATTATATTGCAGGATTCAATTAATTCAGCATCATCAATTACTCAAACCTTGACTGGAGAGATTGCTGATGGCCAGCGTAAGCTTTTAGCTCTTGCAGCTGCAGGAGCAAACTCAAAGGCAGTAAATCCTTTGGTTACACAACTAAGCAATGGTCCTTTAGGTGGTCTCCATGAGATGGTATGTTCAATGTTTTTGTCCTTTATCAAAGTGAGCTCTTATTGGAGATGCATCAGATTTTGAGAATTATTAGCACTAGATTTGCTTTCAGGCTTTTTCTGATGTTCAACAGCCCATGTCTGTACAGCAGGTTGAGGCACCTTTGGATCCTACCAAAGAGCTATCGAGATTGATATCTGAACGCAAATTTGAGGAAGCATTTATTGCAGCTTTGCATAGAAGTGATGTTTCTATTGTATCATGGCTTTGTTCTCAGGTGTGCTTTGCATCCACTATTTTATATTCCAGATAGTGAGTGGTTAGTTCACCCACAATTTAGCTAGCTATCTAACATGGTCATATCACATGGTGGAAAGAAGCTTCTAGGGGTATTTACATAAATATTTGTGGTCTGTGAATATTTATCGAAATATGCTTTAGATACTTTTCTGTGATTGAAATTGGTTGGGTGAATCAGTGGGTGAGGCAATCACTTTCCTCACACACTTTGTTTTATaaggaaactaaaaataaagtaaaaatatAGGGGGTCCATGGCCCCAGCAGCATCCTCAATAATTGCAGTGAGTTCTGCAGGAAAGGCACCCAAGTTCATGTCAATTTTACCTAAGAAATTGCAAGATTTTGAAACCAATAACTGTAGATTTAAATTATATCGTAGttgatgtcttttttttttttggtagaaatataTAAGTGGGTTTCAGTTTTACAAAAAGGAAGAGCCTTCGTTATCActttcccacccccccccccccccgccgcAGCCGCAAAGAATAGGAAACATTGACTATTTAAAAACCCCATCCTTAAAACACCCTTCAGGTGAAGGCAGGATTCGATCCCTAGTGAGGCCCTTACTGGCTGCGTTAGCTGAAATTTTTATATATCAATCTGATCTGCAGTCAATGTTGTTTTGAGAGACATTGTATGTCAGATTCTTCTGACCGTAGATTTCTGTCTTCATCTGCATTTTCTTTCTCGAGGTTGTTTTAGATATTCAGTCCTTGACGTATCATACTAATAATAAAATTCTACAATTACAGTGCTAATTTCGTGTTTTATTAATTCCTGTGCTGTTTCATCACTCCATCTCTTAGGCACCTGCTGGTACACTACTGGATCATGGTACCAAGTTTTAGTTACTGTTTTGCTTTCTGGCACCCTGATGACTGCTGCTACTAATAATAGGACTGCCATGTTAAATTATGTTTTCTGGCTTCTAATTTTATATCTATTGGTTCTTCCCTTACCCCGCTTCAGGTTGATTTTAAAGGTATATTATCGATGGTGCCTCAGCCTCTGAATCAAGGAGTTCTACTGTCCCTTCTCCAGCAGTTAGCTTGTGATATCAGCAACGAAACATCACGAAAACTGGCATGGATGACTGACGTTCTTGTTGCCATAAATCCAGCCGACTCGATGATTGCGATGCACGTGAGGCCAATTTTTGAGCAGGTCTATAAAATACTGGCCCATCACAGCACCTTACCAACTGTGACTTCCAATGATGTTACAAGCATGCGGATCGTTATGCACGTCATCAATTCCATGCTGATGACCTGTAAATGATTCCCTTCTGAGGTGTGCAGGATGGATTACTGTGGGACTTCTTTGCTTGGACTCTGTCTAGCAGGTTTGTATAGTGTAAGTAGgaatttcttcttcaatagctGCTTTACTTCATAATAGTCTGGAATATGTCGTGATTATGTAAAGTtaagttttttcctttttttgtttggggggggggggtggtttggGCCTATAGTACTTTTGCACAAAGAGGCATCTGGACATGTAAGTTTGAACTTCAAGGCCTTTGATATGGAAAAAATATTGCAAAATTTGGCAGGTTAAAATTGACAGTTTTGAGTGCACTATACTCTTGAACAACCTTATGGTGTGGGCCATGTTGGGGTTTCACTCCAGATTTGGTGGACGTCTACCTAGGATCATAGTATAGGCATCAATATTGCTCACAGGCAATACTAGGGCTTTGCCGAGCGATATGGGAtcaaaacatcaatttttttttttcttgtcaacAAATAATAATGTCAGTATCAGCTGATCTGATTCCAATACCTAAAACTGCGATGTCAACGACGAATTCCATTCAagggaatgatttgaagttgtGTTAGGAAATCATACCAGCCATGGTCTTCTTGTTACTCTTTAGTAAGCGATTAGAAATAAGATGACCGATCCTGAATTCCTCCCAAAGTCTGATTTCTGGGATGGTTAGTGGATCActtttaaaatttcatattGAAATTTAATCATGGGAAAAAGCTGGTTCCGCAGCCTGTgtcattctctctccctcctttggAAATGCCAGTTCCAAGAGTATTTGCAACATCCcatccctctctcttcccttaaCCATGTGTCCTTTCATGTACAGCTATTTTCTTTTAGTATCTTcacattttgatatttttacaaatttcattttctcattagaTTTTCATAACAATATATTGCCCATTTGGTTGACTTTGCTCGAGCTGAAAATTAATGTCTGAGCAAAGGAACTTGGGATTTGCTTGTTTACAAAATTTCAACATCATTAAATTTGTCATATAAGTGGCGATTAATTGTAAGTCAGTAATTCCAGGGTGTTGGACTTGAATGTGAGTAATCTAATATGAAGGCTTAAAGCAAGTAATGCACATTGGTGGATGCGAGTAGTAACAAAGACTTAGACACTCTCTCTTTAACTGTTAACTTTTAAGGGTGATTTCTACCCGAGTTCTCAACATATTATGGTGTGCCTTCAAAATGGATCAGGTATATGAGATCTTCGGATTTGCAAAATCGATAACAGATGGAAGGAACGATCAACAATGGAGACATGTAATGTAAGTTAGCCACATATGCTATATATGATTTCGAAAAGGCATACATAATCTACACCCCTTGTCTTTTCTGCATTCTTTTGTTAGTTTCTCAACACTTTTGAGATACATCGAATACGAATGGAAGAATATCCATTAGTACTCATGCAGGTGACCTGACCTGAAAATGATCTCTTCagagctttatttatttattccacTAGAGGGAGCTGATGATTTTTAAGCAGCTCATCTCTCCCTCCTtctgtagaaaaaaaaaaaaaaaaaaaaaaatccagtagGTTAGGCATCCACATTTTCATCTCTATTTCCTCGCATTGTTTTATgccataatttttctttttgggagaaGGTTATCTGACATCAAGAAGTGTACCAATAAAGTGTGTCATTGCGTAGAGGAGGCTGTTTCCAACTTTTGAACTTGTgatcaacatgttgcaatagtgcaacttaaccgttgtgccacaggctcgcaCACTTATTTCTCTCCTTGGTATttacctataattttttttttttaattatatcaaTGCTTTACCTATTTACCATTTTcgtaacaaaaaaaataaggaaatggAAGATCATTTGCTAtcttcaaagtttttttttggataatttacgACACCGTCTgaatataatttggtattatgtaGGGGATATCTttttaatagtggcattctttaGGAGATGCCGCTGTGAattacccaattttttttttccaatgaacTAATACTCAAAGATTTCAAGTCAAAATCACAATAGGCAATTTTGGGTAAGCCACCTTTCTTAACTTTAAAATTGACAATCAATAGAATTATGACGTTTAAAAAATCTTTATTAATTGCGTGAAACGTTCCAAACCCATTTTGGATGTCTTTCTCAAGCCTATGCAGAAGAGATTCCAAACACTATAAAATCTACCACTGATCACACATTTTTTAAAGAAGGATGGCATCTGAGAAACCACCCGATAAAACTTACGCAAAACATATATAAATGATGTGATTTTAGTTGAAGTATGTAAATTTAAGGGTGAAATCATATACTCATTgctaagtttgtctcgaattcttgaccggttttgaagattgacccgatccgacatattttggtggcgacccgaatgggaaatattctgagatctatgatgaaAACAGAGGGGttgacccgaatgggaaattttctggacaatctactttagtccagctacctacttttactgaaggagatgatgctcaagagaatcaagaagaagagaggtacaacattgccaatgatagaccaaggaggaatattagacaaccacaaaagtatgggcatgctaaatttgttgcttatgcattatCTGTTGTAGAtataattgaaaatagtgagcctgcaacatattttgaagctgttgcttcaattgattctacaaaatggttgattgccatgaatgaggagatgaaatctcttcataaaaatcagacttgggagcttgtgaagccgaaaacatggaagaaaattgttggttgcaaatgggtcttcaagaagaaagaatctggctcaggtgttgaagatgctaggtacaaagcacgtttggttgcaaagggctacagtcaggtacaaggaattgattttaatgatgttttctcacctgttgttaagcatagttctattcgtgtcctacttgctttagttgctatgcatgatttggagttggagcaacttgatgtgaaaacaacgTTCTtacatggtgaactagaagaacagatttatatgcattaACTTgaaagggtttgttattgaaggtaaggaagaccatgtatgcttgttgaagaagtccctatatggtttgaaacagtctcctataCAGTGGTATAAaatgtttgattcagttatgacTAGTTTTGGctactccaggtgtcaatatgactgttgtgtttatttcagaaagctctctgatgggtcattcatatatttgttgctttatgttgatgatatgttgattgcaacaaaagataggaatgatgtcagtaggttgaaggaacaattaagttttgaatttaagatgaaagatttgggggcagcaaggaagatccttggtatggagatcaagagggatagaaaagcaagGAAGCTGTGGcaatctcaacaaaagtacactgaaaaggtattgaatcgttttggcatgaaaggtggcaaacctgtaactactcctcttacatctcattttagactttcaactgctctatcacctaagacagatgaagaggtagagtacatgtcacgtgttccatactctagtgcagttggctctgttatgtatgctatggtttgcacttgTCCTGACATTTCATAAGCTGtaagtgtggtgagcagatatttgtcatgtccaggtaaagctcattgggaaacagtgaagtggatacttaggtacttgaaagggacctctggtgtttgtttggagtttgggaagaatggtgatagtttatctggttatgttgattcagattatgcaggtgatcttgataagaggaggtcactcacaggctatgtatttactcttagaggaagtacggttagttggaaagctactttacaggctacagttgcattatctactactgaagcagagtatatggcactgactgaggcaattaaagaagctatttggcttagaggtttgttgggagaactcagccgtggcccgatgggtcgaccgtgacccgatgggtcaaccCACGATTTgtagtatatataatgtactgttgcttgttgagaaaatcattgtattccagggtttttcACGcagttagggtttcagggcgagtttttcctcgccgctgctagggtgtaatttctcttctgcatagtgaatcctcttcttcgcccgaggacgtagcacaccaccttggtatgtgaacctcgttaaatctctgtgtcgtacggatctattgtctctttattattcgtgtttcttgatgtttgatctTATACTTATGAATCGCAATTTATTAAAACTCCCAATTCTGAACTTGAGAGAATTAAGTGGAATATAAAAAGAGTGAATATTAGACTTATATATAAAACGGGATACAACTTTAAAGGATGAACAGACCTTAAGTAGTAGTCTTTTTTAATTGTAGAAATTCAGTACACAGGTATAGTTATTGTTGATGTAGAAGTAGTACACAGATAAAGTCGTATTAAAAATACTCTTCTTAAAGTGTTTAAGAGCTCATAATTTGTGCATACCGGAATAATATTAAATCACCCTTTAATCATAAAGGTTGCAGTCCTTTAATAAACCAACTCCCACACACAAGAGAGGAGAGACACTTCTCTCTAAGGAGTCAATGTACTTTGAAGTCTAATTCCTTTATATAAATCCCAAGGAACTTACTTTCTTAAGTTTCTAATGTGAGACTAAACACAAATACTTATACCTTTCACTTTTTCAAGATGACTAAAATAGCAAACATAAAAGGTTCAAAGCTCAAATGAATTAAGGGTCTTGACTCGATGTTTtgaaaccttaaacactaacattttttttttaataaattggaaaaaatatctttttattGACCAATGCATGAATTAAATTGGTATCAGATGTGATTGATATATCTATGATTTTGTTCGGGATATGAATGGAATGGAGAGGAAATAAGTAGTCTTGTTTAAGAGGTTTAACCAACAATACTATttcatgaaagaagaagaagaagaatttgtaAAGCTTCAGatttaaaagataaataaatatatattaccTTTACAGAAAGTGGTGTACGAGCTTCTTATATCATATTAGATGATTAGTTGACAAATCTTTACCGCTAGTACATATTTCCCTCCTTTCCTACCTCTCaactagagagagagtgagagtttTTCCCAGTGCAACTGCCACTGCCAAATCAGGAAAGCTAAAATAATCAAGCTCCATCTAGACACTTAAATCCAGAGTAACTACAGAGTTAAAATTCCAGGGTATGCCTCCATTAATAATTTTTGACAAgtttttccattattattgCCTGGAAAACAAAACCTTATAGTTCATAAGTGAAGTTAATTTCTTATGTTAGGCCTCAAAAAGAGGTTAGagaacagaagaagatagaaaaattaaaacttaaaaaaaaaaagaaaagaaaaaaaagattgaacatAGGACAGCAAAGTCATTTAAAGAGAaatagagtgagagagagagagagggtgataGCTTGGTGAGGGGAAATGAGCATCCAAAGTCACTTGGTTTGGAGGGGACACGGTACTCTGCCTTAGGAAGTGAGGTCCCGTGATCAAACCTTCGCCattgcacctaacttcttggggccaccaCACGAGAGTTTCATTCTCGGACTCATTCTGTCCTTGTAAGTAGTATCACAGTGATCCCAGGGACTAGTCGGGTCAAAGATCCAGACAACCtaggtatcaaaaaaaaaaaaaaaaaaaaaaagaagggtgatAGCATATCCTTTCTCAATGGCTCAAGAATCTGTGTCAAAATCGTCAATTGTAAGGTGCAGTGAACATCCAATGGCTGGGGTGCATGATCAGGCCCTCCCAATCTTTAGATGCTCATTGCACCTTACCACTCATTGTAGACAATTTAGACTCaagttttttagttttttttttagttttttttttaatccaggACTATCTATTGCAGCTAATTTCTTGTCGTTGGCATGCAACATGTCACATGTCATTATTTTTCCTTATCTTTTGGATGGTGCAACCATATCTCATATTGTTTTACTAGTTCTGAAGGGGAAAGGGGGTTGGTCTACGTAGTAACTAGTAACATACCCCTCTGTTTCGAagggaagaaagggggaaaagtcAGGAATATTAAGCTTATTGTATCTGCCTATCTGGGATGGGTTTCCAGAAGCTAACTTCTCAACTTTAAAATAGAcaagggaagaaaggggaaatgtCAGGAACATTTAGCATATTTATTGCATGAAGCATGAAAGGtctccaaacccattttttaaAGTTGAGAACATGGAATCTGAAAATTTAAGGGTGAAATCACACCTTCATGAGTTGCAATTTCGTGAACTCCCATTTCTGAACTTGAGAGAGTTAAGTAATTCCCTTCTCACTTTTCcgtcattttttaaaataaaatagtaaaagttCATTTGTTTGGGACATGGATTAAGGTATTAGGTTACATCGACGttgtgtcaaaaacgaaaatttcagtttctgtatcaaaatgtaatttttttttaacgaaattGGAACGAAGAAACTACCTTCGTTCCATCAATTCTcatttttagcatttttttttcactttttgttaaataaaaaaaaaacacgacataaatgcatcaaatgctttattccatttttttgttttcataatacaaaaaaactcttgaaagattttttttttcaaaacattatcaaacacagccttattATTGCATATAACTACTCTCTTaatttttcaatgctttattttgCCTTTTTACGTAATAAAGTTAGTGGATAGCATCACTTGGGTGCGCAAGGAACATCATGAAACATTATTCAAAAACGAGCGATGGACATTGAATACGCTCACGCCCAGCTTTTCTCCCCCAAAATACAAATTCAatacaataaatttttttttttgataaaaattcaATACAATATTACATCCTTAGTgaatgaaaaatggaaagaaaatgaggTGATCATGTGCCACGTCATCCGATATTTGTACAAGTGGCAGGGCATTGTCAGTCGTAGGATCACTGGGTTGTGGAGGAGGTGGTAAGGGGTCAAACCGTCATGAATCACCTACCAACCATTACCAGCACTGGTCGGTTTCCCACCTTCTGGTCCGAGTCCCACCCACGACGAAGCTAGAGGCGGCGGAGAAAGATGAGGAGGTGGAACGTCTCCGGGCGGCGATACAGAGGTCGTAACGAGCCCTAGCCGTAGGATCTGACAGCGTAGAGTATGCCTTATGGATCTCTATGAAATCCCTAGAATCAGAGTCAGATGTCGCCGCATCTGGATGATAGAGCTTGGCGAGGCTACGGTAAGCGGTTTTGATCTCAACCTGGGAAGCGTTTTCCTTGACCCGCAGGACCTCGTAAAGGTTCCCCGCCGGTGGTGGTGTTGGTTTCATCTCctctactcttcttcttgatctgGTATTGGTGGCGGAATCGGCGAAGGCTTCTATGGTAATCCAAGACGGGATGGGATTGCTGGCACCGGTGAATGACATCCTACCACTGGAAGAAGATCTGGTGGTTCCTGCGGATGACAAGCGGTTTCCAGATAGGAATGGAATTCCTGTACCAGTTACGATGGCGCAACTTGTGAACATTGAACTATATCTCGATTGGATCGATTCGATTTGAATTCAATTGAGCAGTGGCGCTTTGGggcttttttcccctttctctttTCTGAGGAGACGATCGAGGTTGCGAGAAGAACAGAGCAGAGCAGGCGAAGAGGGAATTGTAGATCGGATGGATGGATGGAGAGAATTAGggtctttgatttgattttatagGGTAAGAAAACTAGGAATGTCCGTCTCCCTCCAGTTCTTGGGGAATCTAtccatttttttaattcctcCGAATAGTAGGGATATTACACAGATAGAGAGACCAGTGGGCGCTGCACAGAGAGATAGAGATGGCCAGTGGGCGCCCGCGTACTCGTTAAGCACACTGTTTGGGGAAAACCGTGTCCGTGACTTTGCTAATTGAAACCGTACAGAAGAGCAAAGATAATAATGCATCCACACCTTTTCAGTTGCTGACGTGGCTTTGGATCTTATTACTGGGGGACGTCCAGTAAAAATATAATATGACTCTTACGAAGGACGGTCGAACcattttacacaaaaaaaaaaagggcgggGCCCATATTCGTTGATAGTAAATATTGCAACTTGATAGTCAAGTGGTGGAAACactttttagatatttttgaGATAAAGTtatctagtttttattttcttgaattttgtaTATGCAGGAATTTCCTGTGCTACTTACACCCCTTTTTTAGAAGTAATATTGATCAATTAAAATCGAAACAATCAatctaaaaataatatcatattggtattgatattacCGATGACTAAATCTTTGGGTTTGACAACCACATTATTGTTTGGAGGATTGAATTTCTCTGTTGCACAACAGGGTGTCTAACGTGCATTTAACAATCAGAAATGTTCAGATATGAAAGTCCAAAGCGTTTTTGAACGTTAGATATACGCTAAACGTACTCTTGTGCTGCAAAGGATCCAAATCCTAATTTAAATGGATGAATGGTGGCACGTGGGAAGGCTTCTAGAAACTAACCAACATGCCATGAGAATAAATTAGTGTCAGAGTCCATGACCACGACCCCTGAAGAAGGTGCAAAAAGTGACATGAGCCATCCATCCTTCACAAGTGGGGTGATGATTTGAGCCATGAGCCAAGCTAACAACTACTCTATTGCAGTGAGGGAAATGTCTTATTTTCTATCCTCATCTTCATATGTGTAGATTTTTTATCCAATAAGTAATAAATAGGGTAAATTTACAGTGCTATCTtgtggagaatgccacaattataagaacacctcatctatttcatcaaattagacttagacctcTTACCGTTAATCACTGTTAAgtcaaaaattaaaatgaacGTTATACCTTTTTtactaaaactcattttaacccaattcctctGAACCTCTACTTATTCTCACCTtcaccgagagagagagagagatgcaattTGCGGCACAGCGCCACCGTCGACGTTCTTCAATGATATCCAGCTAATTGCTTGCACCGGACATCGAGTGGTGGTTCCATGGCCCGCCGTCAAACCAACATATGATGCTATTGTTCACTAGGGCATACTTCCGTTTTCTTGCTTCTCACCTTTGCCGCTATTGGCTCTACCATCCTCATTGAAGGGATCGATCGGAATGGTTCTGTTGTGGGTTGATGCTTGGACGGTGACCCGTTCTCTGGACTCTGcttcccttttttctctccCAATTTAGTCTTAATGTTAATTAATTTTCCATTAAGTGGGTGAGAGATATAACCCCACTTTACTAAAACAAAACTGAAggtctaaaattaaaatcaaagtaTCCTCATACCTGCAACGGGATTGACAAGAATAGGTTCCACAACCCAAATCTCTGAACCCTTTTCCCCCACCTAATTCCAAGGGCAAATAACTGAACCACCTTAACACCGGATCTGTAATCATAGAAACAGGAACCCATTAGAGAAGCCCAAAGGAAGTCCAAATCAACCTCATTGTGAAAAACACCAGATAAATATGCAGTTAGGTTGGGTTTCCCCCCAGTATCAATTTAATGATTACTAGGGtgtttttcattaaaatttgaTCTGTATTGAGAccctcctttatttttttctattaacaTGTCAAGAAATTCAAGGCAGGTCTTCATAAAGGTGGGAAGACTCAGCCTTTCTAGGTTCAGCAGCCTCTGTAAGATTTAGTCCCGGAAGCAAACTTGATTTGGGAAACTGATAATGAATTGTCACCtggaattgaaaattttggatttgatttacCTGTGATTTGATACGGATAGCTGAGAAAGATCATTCCCTTCTTAGAGAGAGAATGACCATTGTTTTTAGTCTTTATGGAGTGACAGAAGTTTGTCTTGGCTATGCAAGTTTGCTTAAATGACATCATGATACATTATGCAGCTTTAGAGCAGAATCCTATGATAACTGAAACTCTATTGTATGTAAAAACCTACACTGATTTACATTCATTTAaccaatatatatattggaCAATATTGCCCTTGTATTGGACAATTGTACATAGCACCTATTACCCTCCCACAATTTGAGCTGGGTTGGAATAGATGCTCAAATTGGATTGCAGCCAGTGGAATCGAGCAGCGGAAAGACCCTTGGTAAAAATATCAGCGATCTGCTTCTCTGTGGGAAGGAATGAGATTTGTAGTTCACCTCTTGCAACATTTTCACGAACAAAATGATAATCTATATCAACATGTTTTGTGCGTGAATGCATAACCGGTTAGCCACAAGATAAGTAGCGCCAATGTTGTCACAATGCACAATAACTGGTTGTTGGAGAAAAATGCCTAGTTGACAAAGCAAATTCTTGATCCAACAGTGTCCGCGACTGCATATGCAATGGCACGATATTCAGATTTCGTACTGGACCACGTATGCAATGGCACGATATTCAGATTTCGTACTAGACCACGCTACCATAGGTTGTTTCTTAGCAGACTAAGAAATAAGGTTTGGcccaagaaaaatacaatagccAGTTGTAGATCGTCTAGTGTCTGGACAGCCAGCCCAATCCATATTGTAAAGTGCCTAACTACATATGTTGTAGTTaaattggggattctttaccatattaaacatatgaataaccctatagtgtttagaatacaagaatcatcaaccaatcataaaagattaatcataggtgtagtccctaaaccaagaacaataaagtatcacatcttaaaatacataaccatatagatttaccatatctataataatcaatgggacaaccatgacatgaaccataaatgggaataaagaagtacctgtgtcccatgaacatagatcatgaacctctgtcccatgtggttaaacattactcccatgaagatgacaatgacgaactacgcaagtggagtccttctactgagatcttctgcagcctcttactctagggtttcctttctttctgtgcacttgctcttg from Macadamia integrifolia cultivar HAES 741 chromosome 11, SCU_Mint_v3, whole genome shotgun sequence encodes the following:
- the LOC122093325 gene encoding chaperone protein dnaJ 11, chloroplastic, with amino-acid sequence MFTSCAIVTGTGIPFLSGNRLSSAGTTRSSSSGRMSFTGASNPIPSWITIEAFADSATNTRSRRRVEEMKPTPPPAGNLYEVLRVKENASQVEIKTAYRSLAKLYHPDAATSDSDSRDFIEIHKAYSTLSDPTARARYDLCIAARRRSTSSSFSAASSFVVGGTRTRRWETDQCW